Genomic segment of Panicum virgatum strain AP13 chromosome 2K, P.virgatum_v5, whole genome shotgun sequence:
GAACACACGGACAAAGCAACATAGGGATCCACCATCTCTCAATATTAAAAGAGTTTTGCCTCAATTCACTGTGAACATGCAAAAGCATGCTGCAGAATACAGATGAAAGAACACAAAGCGGACGAACGGCATTACAAAGGACCCAACAGCTCAGCTGTACGCAAGTCCAAAAAGAAGCACGAACATGTACAAATCAGAACAGCCATGCGCAGGAAATCGAACTAGTTGACAACCCGGCAGTTCCTCCTGATCTCGCCGTTGGCGCCGGTCTTCACCTCGATGCTGGCCATCttcaccatcgccgccgcgaaCTTGTGCTCCCACAGCCCGGGGACGAACGCGTtctgcaccaccgccgccgccgtctgcccCGACCTGAGGAGCGCCGCGTCCGACGTGAAGAGCACGTTCCGGCTGAGCACGTTCCTGTAGTACTGGCTGTCCAGCGTGTTGGGGGTGACGACGTCCTGCACCACGGTGGGGTCGTTGGCCGCGGTCGGGGTCGCCGGGCACTGGCGGCGCAGCGAGGCGGCCAGCGCCGGGTTCATGTCGAACGTGGACGTGTTGAGGCGGCCGTCGGCGACGAAGGATGAGCAGTGGGAGCGGCCGACGGTGTGGGCGCCCGAGAGCACGACGAGGTCGTCGGCGTCGAGCCCCTTGGCGGCGAAGCTGGCGGTGAGCACTGAGAGGTTGAACGAGGGCGGCGGGAGGAACTGGAGCGCGTCGTTGGCGCTGGACGcgcggccgtcgcggcggcCCGCGGGCATGGCGAAGTCGGCCCGGCCGCCGCTGAGGACGGCGCTGGCGTCGCGGCCGGCGAAGGCGACGATGTCGGCGCAGGAGACCTTGCCGGGGCAGGCGGCCTCGAGCGCCGCCTTGGCGGTGTCGATGACCTCGAAGCCGCGCAGGCTGGGGAAGTTGGGCGGGGACAGCTTCTCCGGCTGCGTGTTGGCTGCCGTGGGGTCGAGCAGCACGGACGCGTCGCAGCCCTGgacgaagcagtcgtggaagaGCATCCGGATGAGCCCTGCCCCGACGCCGGGGTTCTGCTCCACCGCCTTCTTGACGACGTCTCGCACGATGGCCTCGGCGTTCGGGCACGCGTCCGTGTAGAAGCCAACGGCCAGGCCGGCG
This window contains:
- the LOC120694659 gene encoding peroxidase 2-like translates to MARLAALTTAMLAVVCSVTCCQAEGYGYPAGSGGGYPSPSPTPPAPTPSGAGLAVGFYTDACPNAEAIVRDVVKKAVEQNPGVGAGLIRMLFHDCFVQGCDASVLLDPTAANTQPEKLSPPNFPSLRGFEVIDTAKAALEAACPGKVSCADIVAFAGRDASAVLSGGRADFAMPAGRRDGRASSANDALQFLPPPSFNLSVLTASFAAKGLDADDLVVLSGAHTVGRSHCSSFVADGRLNTSTFDMNPALAASLRRQCPATPTAANDPTVVQDVVTPNTLDSQYYRNVLSRNVLFTSDAALLRSGQTAAAVVQNAFVPGLWEHKFAAAMVKMASIEVKTGANGEIRRNCRVVN